CCCGCTGCCAAACAGCAGAGATTCGGATAATTCTATCGCCTTGTCGCGCAACGGGTTCCACGCCTTCTGCCATGTCTTTTAATGCCGCCGCTTTCAGTGCCTCCACGTGGTCCTTAGAGAGTTGCGTCGGAAATTTAATAAAACCGTTATGGCGAAACAACTGGATTTCTTGGGGTGTCAGTTCCATCGGATTCTCCTTACCTCGTTTTTAAAGTCAATTATAAGATGTTAGTTTAACGTGAATCCAAAAGAGAATCAATAAAGAAATGTGTTCGTAGAGTTTTCTTAGGAAGCGGAAACAATTACACCTTAACAGCGCAATTTGGTAACGAAAGATGAGAATATTTCGTTTTGTTTTATAGGATAACCCAAGTTGCTACTAAAAAGTTTAGGGCAGTTCAAAAACGGTTTGCAGACAATTTCCCTACCCGGGGTCCCCACCCGTTACTCGGAAGGGGGGACGGGGTAATATGTCTATAGAAAACGGAATATTTATCTCCACCGCACCCCGTAGGGGTGCTATGTCAAATAGATGGCAACTTGCGTTAGGATATAAAAAAAATCGGAGAAGAATAATGAAAATATGGTGTTCTTGCTTGCTGATCCTTTCTTTCCCAGTCCTATCTGGATGTGTAAGCATGTCCGGTTACAGAGCCGCTTCACTGCGCCATCAGGCGTATGTGAGCGGCGAAAAACACGCGACTGCCGCAGAGTGGCGTGCGCTTATTTCAGAGTTTCAGGAAGTTATTGATGCAAATCCGGCAGGACCCACAGCGGATGATGCACAATACGCCATCGCTTCCAGTTGGGCTTGGAGCATCAAAGCCGGGGACGCTGAAGCACCGCAGCAGGCAATTGTAGCCTTCCAAAAACTGATTCGCAACTACCCTAATTCGCAGTATGTCCCACAAGCACACTATTGGTTGGGACGTTGCTATGCCTATGTCGGAGACGACTACCGAGCCATCACACAATACCAGATTGTGGAGAGTCGCTATGCGGATTCTGAAGTATTCCATCCCGCCCAATTAGAATTGGCACGCGTGTATGTGAAACAAGGTTACATCACACGCGCCAAGACACTCTATGATAATCTTATCGCATCTTCAATAGATCAAGAAATTACTGTTGCTGCTACTCAGGAACTACAACATCTCCAAATACAACGAAAACCAACAGTATCGTCGCCTGAAAGGGTAGCTCAGGCACAGACGCAACCCAAAAAACTTCAACCGCCTATTCCCGAAACGAAAAAATCTTTGGTTCCTGAATCACTGACACGTGAATTCGGGTTAACCGCGAAAACGATTGTCATTGACCCGGGTCATGGCGGCAAAGACCCAGGCGCATTGGGGAAGCGGACTTTACGAGAGAAAGACATTGTCCTCAGCATCTCTGAAAAACTTCGTGAGGTGCTAACGCGAAAAGGCTACACCGTCTTGATGACACGTGATACCAACCGTTTCATACCGCTCAAGGAACGGACTGCCTTCGCAACGCACCACAAAGCAGATCTCTTTCTGAGCATTCATGCCAACGGCAGTAAAAACACTAAAGCAAAAGGTATTGAAACTTATTATCTGAGTGTCACCAGTACGGACAAAGCCGCAGCAGATATTGCAGCGCGAGAAAACGCAGACTCCGGCTACAGTATCCAAGAACTGGAGGTATTACTGAAAGGGATTATACAGGAGAGTAAGAGCGAAGATAGCAAGCGATTGGCAAGACATGTACAACAAGCATTGGTACAAGCGACAGGTGCAGTCGACCGTGGGGTCAAACACGCACGGTTTGTCGTTTTGATTGGAACAAACGTACCTGCTGTCCTCATTGAGACCGGATTTATATCGAATCTGACGGAAGGGCGAAAACTCACAACACCGGCGTATCAACAGAAAATCGCCACTGCTATCGCACAAGGCATCGAGAAGTTTTTGGGAAAAACCGAGGAAGCACCTCTGGTCAAAGGTGGAAACCCAAAATTTGCCACCACACGTGTTGAGAGGGACAGGTAATGTTTTCAAGCCAAACCGTAAATAAGCGGCTCAATATCACGATAATTGTGCTTATTTGTGTCCTTCTCTTGCATATCGGTGAACGCAACCTTGCCGTCTCACAACAAGCACAGATTGCGATCCTCTTACCGACAGCCGCGTCGGGTGTATCGAAAGGAGACGTTCAATATGCGCGTTCCGTCGCGAAGCGATTCAGTCGAATGCTCGGCATCATCGGATTCACTGCAGATATCTTTGAAGAATCATCACTCTCTAAGGCTCGACTCGAATCCTGTAAATTAATTGTCCTTCCATTGAACGCCACCTTATCAACACAGACGACCCGTCTTTTGAAAAATTTCGTTGCCGATGGCGGTAAACTGTTCGTAACCTATAACTTAGCGGATACAGTGGCACCGCTGCTGGGTTTGCGTCAAACGGGTTGGTTAAAAGAGGGATCACCTGGACAGTTTACTTCAATTCAGCTGAGAGCACCCGAAATCCCTGATATACCGACATCTATTAGACAGGCGTCGTGGAATATTACAGTCGCCGCCCCAACAACACCACAGACAAAAATTATCGGGTATTGGCACAATATGGCAGGAGAATCGACAGGCTTGCCTGCCCTTTTTATGGGTGAAGCGGGGGTCTTCTTCAGTCACATCTTCCTCCCAGACGACATTCTCACCAAGACACGATTCCTCGCCGCACTCTTAGGACATCTCGTCCCAGAATTTCGGCAACTCCTTGCCAAACGAGCTATAAAGACCATCACCACTGTGGGACATGCCGGCGGGCTTGAGGCTTTAGCCTCCTTTGTTCAACAAAGTGGCATACCAGAAGCGGTAGACGCTTTGGAAACAGGAAAGCGTTTGATGGTTAAGGCGCGCGCTGCGTATAACACCAAGACATACAATACGGCGATAACGACCGCCCGGGCAAGCCGAGAGGCGTTTTCAAAAGCCTATTTCTTGTCGCATCTTAGCCTTGAAACCGAGGGGCGCGCCGTATGGAATCATTCCGGACTTGGTGCCTATCCCGGTGATTGGGATCGGTCTGCCAAAGAATTGGCGGCGGCAGGCGTGAACATGATTCTCCCAAACATGGCGTGGGCAGGGGTGGCGCATTATTCCAGTAAGGTCTTACCGCAGAGCGACACCTTTACGCAATATGGAGATCAGTTAGCACAGTGCGTCACGGCGGCACACAAGCACGGTTTAGAGGTGCATGTGTGGAAGATTACATGGAATTTGGAAGGGGCACCAAAAGAATTCATTGAGAAAATGCGGGAAGATGGACGAACCCAAGTCTCGGCAACCGGAGATCCGCTCAATTGGCTCTGCCCATCACATCCGAAAAACGTCCAGTTGGAATTGGAGAGTATGCTGGAAATTGTAACGAATTACGATGTAGATGGCATCCATCTGGATTATATCCGTTACCCGGGAAGTCATGCGTGTTACTGTGAGAAGTGCCGTGAAAGATTCATACTTACAACGCGACAGCAGATTGACGAATGGCCCAAGGCAGTCCTGCCTGAAACAGGAGTTTATAGCGACACGTATATTCAGTGGCGGTCGCAACAAATCACGCGTTTGGTTCGCTTGCTACACAAACGTCTGCGAGAAGCGGATCCTAACATCAAACTCTCTGTAGCCGTCTTCGGTGGGTATCCAGCGTGTGTCGCTTCTATCGGACAGGACTGGATCACGTGGGCAAAGGCGGGTTATGTTGATTTTGTATGTCCAATGAACTACACAGAGGACACAAACTATTTCACGGAATTATTAGCCAACCAACTCGCTTTGATGCCGAAAGGGGTAGCCATTTATCCCGGTATTGGCGCAACCGCCACGAATTCGCTGTTGACACCCGATGCGGTGATTGCGCAGATTTATCTCTCGCGTTCCTTAGGGGCTTCAGGGTGGACGATTTTTGACTATGCCCTTGATATCTCTGAGACTGTACTACCTGCACTCGGAGCAGGTGTAGGAAAATCTAAAGTACAGCCGGCACATTGACAAGCATATTCCCTTTCATTTTTCTATCAGGATCCCTAAAACACCTTCGTGATTGCCTCTCCACACTTGCGGTATGGAAGTCCAATTTTTTCTCCATCTTACCGCAGATTCTGCTTGCATACTGTTGATAAATCGTGTAAACTAAATTGAAAGCAACATCTTTCGTAATAAGCGTGCACGTGGGTAAAAGGACAGACTTAAAAATGTTCTAAATACACGGTGTAGAAGTTTACTCCCCTATAGAAGATTAAAGGAGATTTTTTGAATTAATGGCTCAAAAACCGAATATCCTATTTTTGATGAGCGATGAACATAGTCCACATGCTATAGGATGTGAAGGCAATGACATTGTCCAAACACCGAATCTTGACCAGCTCGCAACATCTGGAACCTATTTCGAGAGTGCCTACTGCCAAGTCCCGCTCTGCACCCCCTCCCGGATGTGTATGCTAACTGGAAAGTATGCCCATCGGTGTTCAGCATGGAATAACGGGTCTGTCCTGTTTCCCGAGCATCTCACGATGCCTGCACATTTTGCACAGCACGGCTATGCGACTGCCCTCGTTGGGAAGATGCACTTCGGTGGCAAAGAGCAAAACAACGGTTTCCAGTCTCGACCGTACGGTGACCTGCGTGGGTATGCCGGACACCAAACAGATCCGCTGACCCCATCTGGTCCGCGACAACGAACGCGGCTCGCTGGAATCACCGAAATCCCGACCAGCCTACTGCAAGAACGGGTTATCAATACGGAAACACTTGAGTACTTAAGATCACAACCCGCAGAACAGCCGTGGTTCCTGCTGGCAAGTTACAGTCGCCCACATTTCCCGCTTACAGCCCCAAAACGCCTTTTCGATAAGTATTGGCCCGATAATGTTGATATGCCCAACGTTCCAGAGGGACACTTGGAACAGACACACCGCTTCGCGAAAGGTTTACGGGACAATTTTAAGACAAATGAAATCCCGTTGGAAGAGGCTCGAAAAGCACGAGCGGCGTACTATGCCTGTTGCGAATTCCTGGATGAGACCATTGGAGATCTACTCACACTTTTGGAGCGCGACGGCTTATTGGATAACACCATCATCGTCTACACGACAGATCACGGTGAAATGGCAGGAGAACACGGACAGTGGTGGAAATCCAGTTACTATGAAGCCGCAGCACGAGTGCCTTTAATCATATCGGATAGACATCTGCCGCAGTCACACGGAGAACGCGTAACAGCACCTGTCGAATTGAACGATCTCTTTCCGACCCTATGCACCAGAGCCGATATTCCTATCCCTGAAGATTTAGATGGGGCAGACCTGACAAATCTTATGACAGGAAACGCTGAAGGTTGGCGTAACACTGCAATCACCGAATACTGGTCGAACCAGACAACGGGACCCATGCGTATGCTCCGAACGCCGCGCTATAAATATGTCGCCTTTCCTGAAGATGAATCCATTCTTTTCGATTTAGAAACAGACCCCAATGAATTTGAGAATCTTGTAGGTCAGGCAGCGTCGCAAGAACTGGAGGCATCCCTACATGAACAACTCATGAACGGATTCTCATGGGAGTCTGTCAGAGAACAGATGACTGTGGATAGAGAGCGAAGTCGAGATTTCAAGGAACCGTGGGGGAAAGGCACTCCGAATCAGTATACACTCCCTGACGGGCGTGTTGTCGATGCGGAAACCTGTCTCTATCGTCCCTCAATGAGAGACGAAGCCTGAATAGTTGTCGGCTGTCAGCCGTCGGTTAAAGAGGTTTTTGGTAACAATTTATGCGGTATTGGAATATTCCAAGTAGCGGTTGATTGTTACAAAGCACCTCTTAACTGAAAACCGATAACTGAAAACCAATAACTATTAAAACCGATGTTGCTAAACACGCCTCAAAAACCCGATGTTAATAACCGGAAAATCGGAGCGGAACCCCAATCGTTAAAAAACCAAAAAATCCGGTTCCCTGCTATTCTCGTAGGATTGCTTTTGATAGGGGCGATGTGTGCAATCACACCCTACAACAACTATTTCCTACAAAATACCAAGATCGCAGGCAATCATCTCCCTGTTGGTTCAATCTTCGGGCTTCTCATTCTGGTATTTCTTGTCAATGTACCATTGCGTAAGTTGATGCGGAACGGGCGTTTTGCCTTCTCCGCGCTTGAATTAACCGTGGTCTGGATGATGTTAATCGTCGCAGTCGGCATCCCGTCAATGGGGTTGTTGCAGTTTCTGCTTCCATCTCTTGTTGCACTGCAGTACTTCGCAACGATGGAGAATGATTGGTCAGAAACACTCCATCCACACGTCCCAGAATGGCTCGTCGTCACGGAACCGCGCGCCGTAACAGACTTCTATGAAGGGATTTCTCCGGGTGAAAGCGTCCCGTGGATGCTCTGGCTGAAACCCTTACTCGTCTGGGGTCTTTTCGTTCTGGTCTTCTATTTTACAACGCTCTGCCTTTCCACAATCCTCCGAAAGCAATGGGTAGAACGCGAAAGGTTCTCCTTCCCTTTAATTCAGATTCCGATACAGCTCGCCGCTGAACCGGCGCGCGGCACACTCCTCAACACCTTTTTCAAAAACAGACTCCTTTGGGCAGGAATGATACTACCGGTGGTATTGCACCTTATCAACGGGTTGCATGCCCATTTTCCGAGGGTACCAGAGATTCCGCTGATTTACAATATTTACACCGTCTTCACCGAAAAACCGTGGCATACACTCGGATGGTGGCCTGCCATGCGGTTCGTCATCTATTTTTCGGTCATTGGGATAGCCTCTTTACTCACGCTTGAGGTTTCGTTTAGTCTCTGGTTCTTCTATCTCTTTTTCAAACTCCAATACATCATCATGAATGCGATCGGACTCAGCATCGGTCCATGGATTAGTTGTAGCCGTCAAGTGATGGGCGGTTATCTCGTCTTTGTTCCCGCGGTTTTCTGGATCGGGCGTGAACACATCATCACAATTTTTAGGAAAACGTTCGGTCTCGGACACACAAGGACGAGCGATTCCGCCATAGGAGAACAACCAATAGACGATTCAAACGAACCGGTCTCGTATCGTGTGGCACTGCTTGGATTTCTCTTAGGCTTTATCGTTCTTGTGGTGTTTTTGGTCATTACCGGTGTAACAACGTGGGTTGCGGTCGTGACGCTGCTCTCTATCTTTATCACATCGATTGTCTTGTCTTGGATGGTGGTTAACGGAGGGCTGTTGCTTGTCCAGGCGCCTTTCTTCCCTTCGGAATACATTGATATTACGCTCGGTTCCAACGCATTAGGACATAAGAGCCTCGCGATTCTGAGTTTCCAAAGGACCTTCCTACGCGATTGGGGCGAGTTTATGATGCCAAACTTTCTACACAGTTTCAAAGCGGCAGATGAAGTAAAACTCGCCCGTCGTCGTATCATGCCGATTTTATGGATCTCAATTGTCGTCGCACTCCTTGTTTCTGTCTATGCTTCGTTGACGCTAATTTACGACAAAGGTGCGCTGTTTTTACAGAGTTGGTCTTTCGTAGTCGCGCCGCGTAACTATTTCCAACGGATGAGCAGCCTCATTCAATTCCCTATTGAGACGAAATGGGACGAAGTGTACAGTATGATTGCTGGCGCCGGGTTTACAGGTTTTATGCTCTGGATGCGACAGAACTTTGTCTGGTGGTCCCTCCATCCAATCGGTTATCTGCTCGGCGCAACTTACCCACCTTTTCACCTCTGGTCGTCGATTCTGATCGGGTGGTTCATTAAGTATATGGCACTCAAGTTTGGCGGTGCCTCGACGTATCGGAAGATTCGACCCGTCGCCTTCGGCTTGATTTTCGGCGAGTATGTGATGGTAGGGCTATGGATGATAGTTGGGTTCTTTACAGGGATCGGTTATTTTGCGTTACCGTCGTGATCTGTGCGTGCGTATATAGACCGAAACTATAAATTAACCCAAGTTGCTACCTAACAAACTATAGACGTTTGAATGAATTTTCAAGTCCTTTCCTTACCCCATAGGGGTAATATATCTATAGAAAAGCGATTTTCAATTCCCCGCACCCGGGGTCCCCACCCGTTACTGGGAAGGGGGGACGGGGTGCTATGTGAATAGGAGAATGGCAACTTGCGTTAAATTAGATGAATCTTTTAAATGAGGTATATATGGAATCAAATCAAACTCCGCTCACTGAGGCGTGGAAAACACGTGCCAAAACCCGACATGCTGTTGTTGGGATTCGGACATGGCACGTCAACCTAAATCCTCGGGCTATGCCCAGTTTAGGGTTCGCCAAGGGGCAGAAACCTAATAGGGCAGCCACAAGGGTTGCCCCTACTGGGCAGACAGCGCATGTCGATTGGCGCGGTCCCTTCGCCGCACAAGCAGGAGCGTTAATCGTCGAAATTACCACTGATAAGGGGTTGAAAGGATACGGTCTCGGCGGTGGAGGACTTGCGGGCGCGCTGATTATTGAGAAACACCTTCAGAACTTCGTCATCGGACGCGATCCGCTTGATGTTGAGGAGATTTGGGAGCGTCTGTATCATATCACCTCAATCTATGGACGGCGCGGCTTGGTAATTTACGTCCTGAGCGGCATAGAACTCGCGCTTGTTGACCTGTGCGGAAAGATTGTGGACGCGCCTGTCTATAGTCTCATCACGGATACACCACACCTTGAGATTCCTGCCTATGCCACCGGTGCTGATGTTGGCTATTACGCAGAAAACGGGTTTCCCGCTTGCAAGTTGCCGCTACGCAACGGGCTCGCTGAGGGTGAAAACGGGTTTGCCCAAAACGTTGAGATGATACACGCCGCACGAGACGCTGTCGGAACCGAAACAGAATTGATGGCAGACATCTATCTCCGTTGGGATGTGGACTACACACTCCGTTTCGCCGAGGCAGTTTCTGACGTGAATCTCAAATGGATCGAAGAACCGATCCCGCTTGACGACTATGCAGGCATGGCGCAGTTAGTGCGTGAAGTTCAACCGGCTTGGATTGTCTCTGGTGAGCATGAATTCACGCGATACGGATTTCGGGAGTTGCTAAGATGGAAGGCAGCGGATATGATTCAACCCGACATCAGTTGGGCGGGTGATTTCACGGAATGTTTACGCATCGCGCGTGAAGCCGCTGAGTTGGATATCCCGACATGGCTCCACCAAGCAGGGACACCGTGGGGCTTGCATCTCACTGCTTGTCTTCCGATGCCGTGTATGGCAGAGACTTTCGGTCCTTCCCGAGACGGCGTTGAGAACGAGTTATATCGTCGCTTGCGCCCCGTACCGCACGATGGACTTTTCACCCTCAACGATGCGCCCGGCTTTGGCGTAGATTTGGACGAAGAGTTGTTAGAGGGATACACAGTTGACCGGTTGTAGACAGGTTGCATCGGACGCGGTTTGAAACTCGTATTACACAAAAATAGTGGAGATTTCAGACCGCGCCAGCAAGCAATATATTTCTGTAGGTTTCACTTTTCTCAAAGCATTGTTCTGTTTTGACCAGTACTTCATCTGTGATGTGTTGCCGGTTAAGAGATTGGGCGAAGAGACTCAGATGTCAGCTGATCATGTGCCCATCCGCTACAATCGCTGTGGACATAGACAATATCGTTGATGACAATTCGGCGATTGTTAGGATACTTGCTCACTAAGTCGTGTCCTCGTAAGTAGCGGCCGTCGTAGCGTCTGAAGAAGATTGTGCGTCCACCGCTTTCGACAAATACCTCTGCAAGTTCACCGCCGTGTGGGTTGGAAATGTCAACATCTAAAACGCGGAGGCAGTGAAAAGTGTTTTCGCCGATTGTCACATCATAAGTGCCTGCGCCGAATCCGTGACCGTCGGTAATCTTGTAAGAGCCATCGGTTTGAAGTTGGTACCGACCGTCGTCTACGATCCGTCGTTTCAACGGACCGCCCCACTGCTCTTCAAACGATTCGTCACCGATTGTGTAGAATACCGCTTCCCCATCTATCATATCAACAACGGAAATCCATCTTGTATGGGTATCGTTAAGTGTTGCGTATATCAGATCCGGAGGACACACTGCGGGCCAGTCCCTCGGTGCCAACCATTCTCTCACGCGCAGTTCTACACAATCAATGTCCCGAATTATCGCAGCGGTGGTAGGGGTAATCTCTACAATTGCGTCGAGTTCCAGTGTATTGGCATCATACTCAGCCCGGAGGTGGGGGTCACCCATCTCTGGAACGGCGAACCACCATTGAAGTTCAGGACAGTCAACCTCGAAGATACGATCGTCGCTTTCAGCAATCTTTACGTCTGGACGTTTCTGTGGAAAGGGATGCTTTGGCATCTCATTGAAGTGCGCCTGTTTCGTGTCCATATTATAAATCCTCCTATAACCATAATATCCTGAAAATGTATAATCC
This DNA window, taken from Candidatus Poribacteria bacterium, encodes the following:
- a CDS encoding tetratricopeptide repeat protein encodes the protein MSIENGIFISTAPRRGAMSNRWQLALGYKKNRRRIMKIWCSCLLILSFPVLSGCVSMSGYRAASLRHQAYVSGEKHATAAEWRALISEFQEVIDANPAGPTADDAQYAIASSWAWSIKAGDAEAPQQAIVAFQKLIRNYPNSQYVPQAHYWLGRCYAYVGDDYRAITQYQIVESRYADSEVFHPAQLELARVYVKQGYITRAKTLYDNLIASSIDQEITVAATQELQHLQIQRKPTVSSPERVAQAQTQPKKLQPPIPETKKSLVPESLTREFGLTAKTIVIDPGHGGKDPGALGKRTLREKDIVLSISEKLREVLTRKGYTVLMTRDTNRFIPLKERTAFATHHKADLFLSIHANGSKNTKAKGIETYYLSVTSTDKAAADIAARENADSGYSIQELEVLLKGIIQESKSEDSKRLARHVQQALVQATGAVDRGVKHARFVVLIGTNVPAVLIETGFISNLTEGRKLTTPAYQQKIATAIAQGIEKFLGKTEEAPLVKGGNPKFATTRVERDR
- a CDS encoding family 10 glycosylhydrolase — translated: MFSSQTVNKRLNITIIVLICVLLLHIGERNLAVSQQAQIAILLPTAASGVSKGDVQYARSVAKRFSRMLGIIGFTADIFEESSLSKARLESCKLIVLPLNATLSTQTTRLLKNFVADGGKLFVTYNLADTVAPLLGLRQTGWLKEGSPGQFTSIQLRAPEIPDIPTSIRQASWNITVAAPTTPQTKIIGYWHNMAGESTGLPALFMGEAGVFFSHIFLPDDILTKTRFLAALLGHLVPEFRQLLAKRAIKTITTVGHAGGLEALASFVQQSGIPEAVDALETGKRLMVKARAAYNTKTYNTAITTARASREAFSKAYFLSHLSLETEGRAVWNHSGLGAYPGDWDRSAKELAAAGVNMILPNMAWAGVAHYSSKVLPQSDTFTQYGDQLAQCVTAAHKHGLEVHVWKITWNLEGAPKEFIEKMREDGRTQVSATGDPLNWLCPSHPKNVQLELESMLEIVTNYDVDGIHLDYIRYPGSHACYCEKCRERFILTTRQQIDEWPKAVLPETGVYSDTYIQWRSQQITRLVRLLHKRLREADPNIKLSVAVFGGYPACVASIGQDWITWAKAGYVDFVCPMNYTEDTNYFTELLANQLALMPKGVAIYPGIGATATNSLLTPDAVIAQIYLSRSLGASGWTIFDYALDISETVLPALGAGVGKSKVQPAH
- a CDS encoding sulfatase-like hydrolase/transferase, encoding MAQKPNILFLMSDEHSPHAIGCEGNDIVQTPNLDQLATSGTYFESAYCQVPLCTPSRMCMLTGKYAHRCSAWNNGSVLFPEHLTMPAHFAQHGYATALVGKMHFGGKEQNNGFQSRPYGDLRGYAGHQTDPLTPSGPRQRTRLAGITEIPTSLLQERVINTETLEYLRSQPAEQPWFLLASYSRPHFPLTAPKRLFDKYWPDNVDMPNVPEGHLEQTHRFAKGLRDNFKTNEIPLEEARKARAAYYACCEFLDETIGDLLTLLERDGLLDNTIIVYTTDHGEMAGEHGQWWKSSYYEAAARVPLIISDRHLPQSHGERVTAPVELNDLFPTLCTRADIPIPEDLDGADLTNLMTGNAEGWRNTAITEYWSNQTTGPMRMLRTPRYKYVAFPEDESILFDLETDPNEFENLVGQAASQELEASLHEQLMNGFSWESVREQMTVDRERSRDFKEPWGKGTPNQYTLPDGRVVDAETCLYRPSMRDEA
- a CDS encoding L-rhamnonate dehydratase (catalyzes the formation of 2-keto-3-deoxy-L-rhamnonate from L-rhamnonate), with the protein product MNLLNEVYMESNQTPLTEAWKTRAKTRHAVVGIRTWHVNLNPRAMPSLGFAKGQKPNRAATRVAPTGQTAHVDWRGPFAAQAGALIVEITTDKGLKGYGLGGGGLAGALIIEKHLQNFVIGRDPLDVEEIWERLYHITSIYGRRGLVIYVLSGIELALVDLCGKIVDAPVYSLITDTPHLEIPAYATGADVGYYAENGFPACKLPLRNGLAEGENGFAQNVEMIHAARDAVGTETELMADIYLRWDVDYTLRFAEAVSDVNLKWIEEPIPLDDYAGMAQLVREVQPAWIVSGEHEFTRYGFRELLRWKAADMIQPDISWAGDFTECLRIAREAAELDIPTWLHQAGTPWGLHLTACLPMPCMAETFGPSRDGVENELYRRLRPVPHDGLFTLNDAPGFGVDLDEELLEGYTVDRL